The Geothrix sp. genome window below encodes:
- a CDS encoding peptidoglycan DD-metalloendopeptidase family protein — protein sequence MRRSLGLLLPALLVAQSAQDPAELRQKLAAIQGRLGQVDRQLEVLKKRRKGVLVEIQGISLQRDRAKAQVEGARLRRDQAQSEVQTISREQTRIQGEVLKLQGDLRKQVRWMQALGPMGDLGFYSTFRDLEAWLVEGRMLAWVRLQERKRLDHIHRLQGDLSAKEKALKEVLTRLASEEREAAQLQAALRLQEEKLNGFLDGLQKDEVAQKQAQAELAEEAVQLERLLAGLLAKPKGEAFEAAVAFANLRGELPQPVEGTLAQGFGEHLHPRFRTKTLQSGLLIAANGGAPVNAVADGKVAFADYYQSYGPMVILDHGGGWFSLYTHLLGLQVAKGQVLKGGEAVGAVGDTVDGPRLGFEIRHQAQPQDPQKWLKKRYR from the coding sequence GTGCGCCGCAGCCTCGGGCTCCTTCTCCCGGCGCTCCTCGTGGCGCAGAGCGCCCAGGATCCGGCGGAGCTGCGCCAGAAGCTGGCGGCGATCCAGGGCCGGCTGGGACAGGTGGACCGGCAGCTGGAGGTCCTGAAGAAGCGACGCAAGGGCGTGCTGGTGGAGATCCAGGGCATCTCCCTGCAGCGGGACCGGGCCAAAGCCCAGGTGGAGGGCGCCCGGCTGCGCCGGGACCAGGCCCAGAGCGAAGTCCAGACCATCAGCCGGGAACAGACGCGCATCCAGGGCGAGGTGCTGAAGCTCCAGGGTGACCTGCGCAAACAGGTGCGGTGGATGCAGGCCCTGGGACCCATGGGGGACCTGGGGTTCTATTCGACCTTCCGGGACCTGGAGGCGTGGCTGGTGGAAGGCCGCATGCTGGCCTGGGTGCGCCTGCAGGAGCGCAAGCGTCTGGACCACATCCATCGCCTGCAGGGTGACCTCAGCGCCAAGGAAAAGGCCCTTAAGGAGGTCCTGACGCGCCTGGCCAGCGAGGAGCGCGAGGCCGCCCAGCTCCAGGCCGCCCTGCGGCTCCAGGAGGAGAAGCTCAACGGTTTTCTCGACGGCCTGCAGAAGGACGAGGTCGCCCAGAAACAGGCCCAGGCCGAGCTGGCGGAAGAGGCCGTGCAGCTGGAGCGCCTGCTGGCCGGCCTGCTGGCCAAGCCCAAGGGCGAGGCCTTCGAGGCGGCCGTGGCCTTCGCCAACCTTCGCGGGGAGTTGCCGCAGCCCGTGGAAGGGACCCTGGCCCAGGGGTTCGGCGAGCACCTGCATCCCCGGTTCCGCACCAAGACCCTGCAGAGCGGCCTGCTCATCGCGGCCAACGGCGGCGCCCCGGTGAACGCGGTGGCCGATGGCAAGGTGGCCTTCGCCGACTACTACCAGAGCTACGGGCCCATGGTGATCCTCGACCACGGCGGCGGCTGGTTCAGCCTCTACACCCACCTCCTGGGCCTCCAGGTCGCCAAGGGCCAGGTGCTGAAGGGCGGCGAGGCCGTGGGCGCCGTGGGCGACACCGTGGACGGCCCCCGCCTCGGATTCGAGATCCGCCACCAGGCCCAGCCCCAGGATCCGCAGAAGTGGCTGAAGAAGCGGTACCGGTAG
- a CDS encoding type II secretion system F family protein → MRFTVRLTHSNGEVLTRDFEADSAEALRARVLAEGGFPLDITRTDTAFRSRAQLKTESLVLFNQELLALLKAGIPLLQSLELLVGHGKDPLLRRSLTQVVELVREGMSFSDALEQAGTFPAVYRSNVVAGERSGTMPEVLARWLAFQKFAQTSRRRIIEALFYPAFLVMVLILAMGVIFNVVLPRFAEFYAGGDIEMPLFTRVLLGMGKVISSTLWLQGLAVIGLVVLIRWMVASEAGRKLAERLLLMLPKIGTLYRMYSSSVFSRTLGVLLAGGMPAVQALEVVQRTSPSERMKTGLRLVTDKVRAGSSLHQALEQAKLLDPLAVEMVRVGEQSSALPEMLDHVADFFDQEVEKATTVVTSLIGPVLILFMGVIVLALLLAIYVPLFNASSVVR, encoded by the coding sequence ATGCGATTCACGGTCCGGCTCACCCATTCCAACGGCGAGGTCCTGACCCGGGACTTCGAGGCCGATAGCGCCGAAGCCCTGCGGGCCCGCGTGCTGGCCGAAGGCGGCTTCCCGCTGGACATCACCCGCACGGACACGGCCTTCCGAAGCCGCGCCCAGCTGAAGACCGAGTCGTTGGTGCTGTTCAACCAGGAACTGCTGGCCCTGCTGAAGGCGGGCATCCCCCTGCTCCAGTCCCTGGAATTGCTGGTGGGCCACGGCAAGGATCCCCTGCTGCGCCGCAGCCTGACCCAGGTGGTGGAACTGGTCCGGGAGGGCATGTCCTTCTCCGACGCCCTGGAGCAGGCCGGCACCTTCCCGGCGGTCTACCGAAGCAATGTGGTGGCCGGCGAGCGCAGCGGCACCATGCCCGAGGTCCTGGCCCGGTGGCTGGCCTTCCAGAAGTTCGCGCAGACCAGCCGCCGCCGCATCATCGAGGCCCTCTTCTACCCGGCCTTCCTGGTGATGGTGCTGATCCTCGCCATGGGCGTGATTTTCAATGTGGTGCTGCCCCGCTTCGCCGAGTTCTACGCCGGCGGCGACATCGAGATGCCCCTGTTCACCCGCGTGCTGCTCGGCATGGGCAAGGTGATCAGCTCCACCCTGTGGCTCCAGGGCCTGGCCGTGATCGGGCTCGTCGTGCTCATCCGCTGGATGGTGGCCTCCGAGGCCGGCCGCAAGCTGGCGGAGCGGCTGCTGCTGATGCTGCCCAAGATCGGCACCCTGTACCGCATGTACAGCTCCAGCGTCTTTTCCCGCACGCTGGGCGTGCTGCTCGCCGGCGGCATGCCCGCCGTGCAGGCCCTGGAGGTGGTGCAGCGCACCAGCCCCAGCGAACGCATGAAGACCGGCCTGCGCCTGGTCACCGACAAGGTCCGCGCAGGCAGCAGCCTGCACCAGGCTCTGGAGCAGGCGAAGCTGCTGGATCCCCTGGCCGTCGAGATGGTCCGGGTGGGCGAGCAGAGCAGCGCCCTTCCCGAGATGCTCGACCATGTGGCCGACTTCTTCGATCAGGAGGTCGAGAAGGCCACCACGGTGGTCACCAGCCTCATCGGTCCCGTGCTCATCCTCTTCATGGGCGTCATCGTCCTCGCCCTGCTGCTCGCCATCTATGTGCCGCTCTTCAACGCCAGCAGCGTGGTGCGATAA